A region of Photobacterium sanguinicancri DNA encodes the following proteins:
- the dhaK gene encoding dihydroxyacetone kinase subunit DhaK, translated as MKKLINRVEDVVKEQMEGLVLSRPELKVSYEPRYMWHEPKQQQVALVSGGGSGHEPLHAGFIGEGMLTGACPGEVFTSPTPDQMYECGQKVDSGEGVLFVIKNYTGDVLNFETAVELLHADGVRVGAVLTDDDVAVKDSLYTAGRRGVAGTVLVEKMVGAAAAQGYDLDKCEVLARRINNNCRSFGVALSACVVPAAGKPSFVLEENEIEFGVGIHGEPGIERRAYEDANTLVDQMFAEIMDNAGYSRTQRIWNRESGDWDEVETKINDFNTDQDYIVLVNGLGATPESELYGVYRRLAQNCEQAGLRIARNLVGNYCTSLNMEGISITLLQADEEMLSLYDAPVNTAAMTWGK; from the coding sequence ATGAAAAAGTTAATTAACCGTGTTGAAGATGTCGTGAAAGAGCAAATGGAAGGTCTTGTGCTTTCTCGTCCAGAGCTGAAAGTCAGTTATGAGCCACGCTATATGTGGCATGAACCTAAACAGCAACAAGTTGCTTTGGTTTCTGGTGGTGGTAGCGGTCACGAGCCTCTTCATGCGGGTTTCATTGGTGAAGGTATGTTAACGGGCGCTTGTCCTGGTGAAGTGTTTACTTCGCCAACGCCAGATCAAATGTACGAATGTGGTCAGAAAGTCGATAGCGGTGAAGGTGTGCTGTTTGTGATTAAAAACTACACCGGTGACGTACTGAACTTTGAAACTGCCGTTGAGTTGTTACATGCCGATGGCGTGCGTGTTGGCGCTGTTCTAACAGATGATGATGTGGCGGTAAAAGACAGCTTGTATACCGCTGGTCGTCGTGGTGTTGCGGGTACTGTACTGGTAGAGAAAATGGTGGGTGCAGCAGCTGCACAAGGTTACGATTTAGATAAATGTGAAGTATTGGCGCGTCGTATTAATAACAACTGTCGTTCATTTGGTGTTGCTCTGAGTGCGTGTGTTGTGCCTGCTGCGGGTAAGCCATCATTTGTGCTGGAAGAAAATGAAATTGAGTTTGGGGTTGGCATCCACGGCGAACCGGGTATTGAGCGTCGTGCTTATGAAGATGCGAATACGCTGGTCGATCAAATGTTTGCAGAAATTATGGATAACGCGGGCTACAGCCGCACGCAGCGTATTTGGAATCGCGAAAGCGGTGATTGGGATGAAGTTGAAACTAAGATCAATGATTTCAATACAGACCAAGACTATATCGTATTGGTTAACGGTTTAGGCGCGACACCAGAATCTGAGCTTTACGGTGTGTACCGCCGTCTAGCGCAAAACTGTGAGCAGGCGGGTTTACGTATTGCGCGTAACCTTGTTGGTAACTACTGTACTTCGCTAAATATGGAAGGTATCTCAATTACCTTGTTGCAAGCAGATGAAGAGATGCTATCGCTTTATGATGCACCAGTGAACACAGCGGCGATGACCTGGGGTAAGTGA